The nucleotide sequence GCGTCCGCGTGCGGGCGGTCGAAGACGAGGCGATGCTTGCCGGGGATGCTGTCATGCTCGTACCGTAAACATTGACATCGATGAGAAGGTCAAGAGGATGGGGAGGAACGGCATGAGAATCGGTGAGCTCTCCCGGCGCACGGGTGTCGTCACCCGTCTCCTGCGCTACTACGAGGAGCAGGGGCTCCTCGAGTCGACGCGGTCGCCCAACGGATATCGGGACTACGCCGAAGAGGAGGTCGACACCGTCCTGCGGATCCGCGGCCTGCTCGCCTCGGGGATGACGACCCGGCTCATCCGCATGCTCCTCGACATGGAGGGCGTGCGGGGAACCGTGTCCGCCGCTCAGTGCACCCGGACGGTCGCCGGAGAGGTTGCGGAGGAACTCGCCCGCGTCGAGGAGCGGTTGCGCTGCCTCTCGCAGAGCCGCGAAACGATGCGGGAGTGGCTCACGACGGCCGGCTATCCGGAACTCCTCGGCCAACCGGCCTGACGGATCGGCGGTCGCGTGGGGCTGCTCAGACCTCGTCGGCGGGCGCCCGCAGCCCGGCCAGCAGGATGCGCACCATGCGGTCGGCTCGCGGCGAGACCCCGCCCTTCGGGCCGGCGCCGTGGCAGAGGTTGGCGACGGCGCCGAGCAGCTCGGCCGCATCCACCTCCTGCTCGATGTCGCCGGCCGCCCGCGCCGCGGCGAGGAGGCGATCGAGCGTCGGGCTGAGGTGTGTGGAGAAATAGTCGGCCAGCGGCTCGTAGGCGGGGTCGCCGGAGTGGAGCGCTGCGGCGAGGCCGCGCTTCGTGCCGACGAACTGCGTGTAGCGCATGATCCAGCGATCCAGCGCCTCGCCCGGCGGGTAGGTCGCCTCGATCTCGGTCGCCGCGTCGGCGCAGGCGTCGATCTCGGCGCGGAAGACCGCCGAGATGAGGTCCGACCGCAGGGGGAAGTGCCGGTAGAGCGTCCCGACGCCGACGCCCGCACGGTCGGCGATGGCGCGCACGGGTGCCTCCACTCCGGACTCGGCGAAGACCGCCTTCGCGGCCTCGGTCAGCGCGGTGACGTTCTGGCGGGCGTCGGAGCGCTTCGGCCGGTTCGCCGCGGGCGCGACGGCGTCCGAGGTCGCCGAGGTGCGGGTGCTGGCGGCCATGGCGACTCCTCCGGTGGCAGGCTGAAACGACGGGTGTTGTAAGTGGAACACTGTTCCGGTACAGTTCGACGTATCCGGAGTGACGTTCCGCTTCTTCGGATTCTAGAGCACGGCAGACGCCCGTGCCACGGCCTCATCACATCTGGAGCAGAAGCAATGCAGTATCGAACTCTCGGCCGCACCGGCATCAAGGTCAGCCCGTACGCGCTCGGCGCGATGATGCTCGGGGCGCTCGGAAACCCCGATCGCGCGGACGGTGTCCGCGTCATCCACCGCGCGCTCGACGCCGGCATCAACTTCATCGACACCGCGGACCGCTACGGCGACTCCGAGGAGGTCGTCGGCGAGGCCATCGCCGGCCGCCGCGACGACGTCGTGCTCGCCACCAAGTTCTGGGGACCGGTCGACGATGACATCAATCACCGCGGCGCATCCCGGCGCTGGATCATGCAGGCCGTCGAGCGCTCGCTCCGGAACCTGAAGACGGACCATATCGACCTCTACCAGCTGCACCGACCGGACCCGGACACCGACATCGACGAGACCCTCTCCGCACTCACCGACCTGGTGCGGCAGGGCAAAGTGCGGGCGATCGGCTCGTCCTCGATGCGCGGCTCGGAGATCGTCGAGGCGCAGTGGATGTCGGAGCGCCGCGGCTACGAGCGGTTCCGTACCGAGCAGCCGAACTACTCCATCCTCGACCGTGAGATCGAGCGCGAGATCCTCCCGGTCGCCCAGCGATACGGCATGGGAACCCTCGTCTACAGCCCGCTGGCCGGTGGAACGCTCACCGGCCGCTACCGGGCCGGAGGCGAGAACGACAACTTCCGGTCGACCCGGACGGGGATGCGTCACTTCCGCGACGAGCGCCGGCTGGCGGCGGTCGAGGAGCTCATCCAGCTCTCCGACGAGGTGGGCGTGAAGCTCACCCACCTGGCCATGGCCTTCGTCATCGCGCACCCGGGCGTCACCTCGGCGATCGCGGGACCGCGCACGATGGAGCAGCTGGAGGACACGCTCGCCGGGGTGGATGTCGCACTGTCGGACGACGTGCTCGACCGGATCGACGCGATCGTGCCGCCCGGCGAGAGCATCGGGGCGATGGACATGGTCTACCGCGGCCCCGAGGTCGGCGACGCGTCTCTCCGCCGTCGTCCGGCCGCCGCGCGATCGGCGGCATAGCGCTCCGTGCCCACGAGGGGGCCGCGCACCAACCCCCCGGTACGGTGCGCGGCCCGGTCCTCGTCCGGTGGACGGAAGTTCAGGCCCCCGGAGCAGGGATGCACGTTCAGCGGGCGCCCCTTCTCGCC is from Leifsonia sp. 466MF and encodes:
- a CDS encoding TetR/AcrR family transcriptional regulator, which produces MAASTRTSATSDAVAPAANRPKRSDARQNVTALTEAAKAVFAESGVEAPVRAIADRAGVGVGTLYRHFPLRSDLISAVFRAEIDACADAATEIEATYPPGEALDRWIMRYTQFVGTKRGLAAALHSGDPAYEPLADYFSTHLSPTLDRLLAAARAAGDIEQEVDAAELLGAVANLCHGAGPKGGVSPRADRMVRILLAGLRAPADEV
- a CDS encoding MerR family transcriptional regulator, whose amino-acid sequence is MRIGELSRRTGVVTRLLRYYEEQGLLESTRSPNGYRDYAEEEVDTVLRIRGLLASGMTTRLIRMLLDMEGVRGTVSAAQCTRTVAGEVAEELARVEERLRCLSQSRETMREWLTTAGYPELLGQPA
- a CDS encoding aldo/keto reductase; this encodes MQYRTLGRTGIKVSPYALGAMMLGALGNPDRADGVRVIHRALDAGINFIDTADRYGDSEEVVGEAIAGRRDDVVLATKFWGPVDDDINHRGASRRWIMQAVERSLRNLKTDHIDLYQLHRPDPDTDIDETLSALTDLVRQGKVRAIGSSSMRGSEIVEAQWMSERRGYERFRTEQPNYSILDREIEREILPVAQRYGMGTLVYSPLAGGTLTGRYRAGGENDNFRSTRTGMRHFRDERRLAAVEELIQLSDEVGVKLTHLAMAFVIAHPGVTSAIAGPRTMEQLEDTLAGVDVALSDDVLDRIDAIVPPGESIGAMDMVYRGPEVGDASLRRRPAAARSAA